CAGATTTCTTTAATTACAAGAGGAAATCAGAAAggaaataataacattttaagacactttttgtttgtctCCTTAAACTGTTAAAGAATGAATGTTTAAAACAAGGTGTAAAAGGAAAATTGAGTTCTCACTCTTTGCACCAAGATGTCTAGATATGCTTTTTAGTACCTCATCAAAAGTtcacttttattgaaattaatttccgaGATAAGCAGATAAAGTGTAAGTGCGGAGTTAGATGGCAGATAACATAAATACCGTCATTACGTTTCTCAGCCTCTTGCACTCAttttttccacaattttccCATGCTTTGCggcggcaaaagtttttccccgGCAACTTTCTTTTGCCATTCACACGATGCCTTCTCTCCACAGTGGGGCACAAAGCCGAAAAGTCCTTTATAGCAATTACTAAACTCTAATCCCCGGAGTGCGCCATCGGGTAATCCCCGAACCACAATCGAGGCCGAGGACCTTAAAGGGAATTAGCTAATTAAAGGTAAGTGATGGCGGAACCAAAACGGCTTCCTCCCAGCCGGGCAGCGTCGTGTGTAATTGGATAGTCACGACTTTTATCCTGCCATTAATTCCCATACCATGCCATCCCATGTCCTGGccccactgccacgcccacttttagGGCAATTAAGCGATTCAATCTCCTGGCGCGACCGTTAATCAAACGCCCATCGATTCGCAAGATTCGCAGCGCCACTAATTTTAAGCCCATCGACTaaaggtgggcgtggccaggacGCCCGGCAGCcgcaaacaataaatttgaatttctgcTGCCGCCGCGCAAAACTTTTTAACTGTGCACGAAAACTGCGGTGAAAAAGCATCAATATTCGGTCGGGGACACACTGAAAAAGTTTCACTAACAacttaaatgaatataaattattaataagtaattaataaataagtagTAATATGTGTGatattaaaatgcacttaaatatttttaaaaaatatttgaaagacatttgtttttataaaaactatattaAAAGTTAATACTAACACCTAATAGATATAAATTGTAAACCAAAAATCCATTTactgttattaaaaaaattttaaagtaaaatgCATGAGATTCATCGCAAGTATTTCTCTCTCTGCATCTGCGTGGGTGTGCGCTTGACAGTGTGGTAAATAAATGAGCGGATACGGAAACGGTTTGGCGTTctccccgtctctttctccctGTGAATGTGTCCCTTTCGCTGGGTCGCCACTCTGCGAATGATAAATAAcgtaatttatttacaacttTTCATTCAAATTTTCGCTACTTTTAACCGCACTCCGGGCTGCGTTCCCCGAGCCCAGGCTGTtgttaagtaaaataaattgcgATTCCGTGTAATAAAAGTCAATCATAATAATTCAATGACGCGACGTATTGTTGTGCCTCGTCATTGGACTGCCTGCAGCCATGTCCTCGCATATAACCACCCAAGATCTCCGCCCATTGAAGGTCGTTTACTGcgccacccactcacccactgGGCTTTCATAAATACAGCTCTCTGGggaatatttgaatttttcgttgattcatttgattttccgGCACGAAGACTTCAACCGAAAGATGTCTCTGGTTCAAGTTGATTCTTCACTTGACTGCTTGACTGGATTGAAAAAGCAGAGGAGTAGCACTGGCCATAATTAGTTATCATTAGTCAACTGATCAATCACTTGTGACATGAATGGCATTCATTCAAGAGCAGTACTCAGTAGCATAagagataaatatataaatcaggAGTGCATTCCCGCAATCGTGTTTGAAGCAATACATTTTGAGATATATTTTACAAACTTTTATTGTTAAGGGCAGCTTTTAATTAGTGAAATTGATCTAATGAAAGCCataatgaaaacgaaaagcagGGTAAgttgatttattaaatatttatgtaggGAGAGAACATCTCCTCTAACAAGCGTGTTATTAATTGTTAATAGTTTTAAGGATTCTACCCATCCATGTAGCACACCCTGTGATTGGGAAATTCATCTGTGCACTGTTGCAGGATCTCATTGAAATATGGATAGTCCTGCGGACACATTTGCGAGCTATTCGAACTACCATCCTGGCAGATCGTGAACTCCCTGCAGCCCGTATTGATGGTGGTCACCATTGATTGGTTCCTATTGCCGCAGCGATCGTAGGAGCAGCTATTGTCCTTGGGCGAGCCACACCGCTGGCTCCACCACTCGAAGTTCTGTCCCCAAGGACAGCTGCTCCACTGGCCCACGTCGAACTGGGAGGTGCAGGCGTAGTAGCCGTGACAGGTCATCAGATCCGGCAGGCGCTGCACTCCATCTCTATCCCTTGGATAGTACGTGGAGCAGATATGATAGTTTGTGGCGGGTGGCGTTAACAAGATCTCATCTTCCTTGGAGCAGTAATGCGGCACCCAGGATTGGCAATTACCCGATTTTCGGTTAAAGTATCGGCCAACGGAGCAATTCAACTGGATGCCAAATCCATTATGGCATTTAAAGTAGCTGTGACAGCTATTGGGATCGCCCACAAAAGAGCCATCTTTCATATGGGAGCAGATATTATCCTGCGGACAGCCGGCCACCTCCTCGAGGCAGGTCTGCTGCTGATTGCTGAACACCTGGCCCACACCACAGTCCTCCCAAGTGGGATACTCGAAATCCTCACACTTGACGAATCTCCGGCAATCAACCGGATTGGCTACGTAATTCCATGGCTGTAGGCAGGCGCAAATTTCCGAGATCTGCGGCTGACAAATCGCAGCCGATGCCTTCGTGCAGGTGCCATCTCGGAAATTGTACAGTAATCCTTCGGTGCAGCTACGCCTCTCGATGAGTTTGTTGTCCTGGCAAAATCCCCAGGCCTGGCAGTCACTGGGATCGCCAATATAGCCAGTTCCAGCCCACAACTTGCACTTGTCCTCCATCGAAAAGCCAGTAATTCCGACCAGTAAGGCAAAAATTACACCCAAGTGAAATCCACATTGCGAAACTACGATGAGCTATCTTTAGTCTCAGAGCATTCAGCACTCCGCTGTTAGTACCTCTCATTTTGGTTAGACTGCCAACTGTTCCGGAACTAAACGCGTACTGAACTCGTTTCCCAATCTATTGCTATATTTAAGTACAGAAACCTATCTGGGATTTTGTCGTGTCTTGTTTGTAGATACCGAAAACAAGCTGATAAGAGGGAACATATTTTCACAATGAAATTAGAAATGTTTTGGGTGAGTGACAAGCGGATAAGAAAGTGTCGATTACCAAAAATGTTCACGTCAAAATCGGTTTTGGGAAACCCTTTTTATAACACTTGCTCAATTGATAAAGTGTAAGTCACTGAAGTAGTCGGAAAACTTGTAGACTTTGCACACTCAATCATAAGTTCCGAAGTGGGTGAAATTCAAACTCTGCAGTAAAGTATGTcactttaaaatgttattaaagtCAGCAGTTGAACTCAATTTTGTTTGAGCATATATGTACTTTTACACAAGTCGCTCGTCATCAAAATATAACAAGGTAGAAGTGAACTTAAGTATAGAAAAAATCTTTAGCATATGCAACGCCCTggctaaaatgcaaaattctgCAAAAATGTTGATACAAAAAAAGTACAATAGATATTTATACAGTGGAAAAGTAGGAACTGCATGTTTAGTAATATTTGTCGTGCCTTAAAAAtctgttattaatattttaccgtcttaaaagtattttaaataaaataaagagaatgaaatgtatttttcgtAGTGCAAATTGCAAGCAAAAATTTGCTTATCCAAATACGATTATCGGAAAATATGAGACGCATGCATAGAGATAGGTTTGAATGTGTGTGAGGGTGATTGTGCTTTTCCGTGTCCTTTGCATTGTTAGCGAACTTCCTGCTGGAAAGTGGAAGTatcggaggaggagaaggactCGGAATGGGACGGTGCCTCAGTGGCTTGTCGCAACTTAAACTGCTTAGCATCGATTGGGTGCACTTATTGACATTTTATGCTTAAGGACACGCTTAATATCCACAACGTGGATGGCACGTGCACTGCTTCCCCTCCGCGCCCCTTAAAGTCCTCAGGGGGCTCCAGTGTCGACACAGTggaaaaatcaaatgatttTAACGCCCTATAACTAAAATGTAATGAAGGCAAGTATTAGATAAACAACTATCTACATACTTGGCAAGCAGAGCCATGTTATTTACAAGCTAAGACTTCTTAAAgccaaatataaatgtattcgctttttattttgtgttgctTGTAATTCACCTTAAGTAGTATGTGAGGAATACTTCTACTTCAAAGAGGTTTTCAGGCTCCACCGTAAATGCGAAAAAGAAACCTGTTCCGTGGAGCAGTGAGAAACAGTTGCCAACGGCGGATGCTGTCTGGGGGCACAGACATacgtatctatgtatctatgtgtactaataaatgcaaatggctggcagCCATGTGCCCCTTGCCCCGTCACCCCCTTGTTCCTTTGGCTCTCACCACTTCCGGAACTCAAGGCCGCTGGTCCCTGTGGCGGCGCCGttcgcttccgtttccgccctTTCTTCCGCAGGAAATTTATGCTGCTCATCAGCAGCGTCGTCGATGCGGAGACCATCTGGCGGCCACCCGAGCCACTACTTGCCgtaattttcttttcaatcaGTGGCTGGCTGCCTATTCCCGAGGGCAGGAGCAAGGACCCATGTCCCCATATCCTCTCACACTTCCAGTGGCAAATTGAGACCGAAGCCGCGCACTTGATAAGTCTAAGGATGTACCAAAAAGTATAGGTAGTGTAAAATGTCTAGATGGATAAACTTGCTCAAGCTTCATATTGAAAAGTActaaaatttagtttttatagtatttttaaaatagcaATCAAATGGGCGCGTCTTTACAGCCActaattgtatatatttaatagaattttaagaagatatattttcaatattctCTGTGTGCATCCGTTTAAGATTTCGTTATCCTGTCGAGGGTCCTTCTATCAGTCCATCTATTTGCCACCTCCCCTTTGTCCCTATTCTGGATTTTCGTGCGCCTTTTTCCGAGGTCTCTTTGTAATTTTCCCCACACGTTCACGGCTTGAATATTTTATGGGCTTAAGTACTTTCAGTTGGAGCCTTTGCCTGGCCTTGTGCGTTTTCACCTTTCACCCCATAAATTCACGTACATAAATTCATTAGGTTAGTTTGCTCCTTTGGCTTCTGGTCATTGTTTGGTGTTTGTCGGGCAAGGAGATTCACTTGTTGAGACTGGGTTTCCATTAACATACCTGCAATGATAAGAAGCGGCAGAAAAGTCAGTTTTGGCCGTAACTCGATGATATCACAGACCCAAAATGGACTGAGTAAATTcccttttgttttcattcagGAAAGTACCAATTTAAATTCCATcttaattgaataataaatacatcgCTATTTccaaaagaattaaaaaatacactaTGCATGTTAATGCTGCATTggtttattaaaaaatcaattaagctTCAGAATGGCTGATTTATGTGACACaacatattaattaattctcaATAATCAACAATTATTTGTGCACTAACTTACGTCGGCTAGCTTTCATTTGTATCCATTAGTTATTTATGTGATCGCTTCGTAtctttaaatacataaaatattccAGCACAATTTCGCCAAGCTAAAAACCTCAGTAAGCGTTGAAAGCGAACGTTAAGCATTTTGTGATAGTGAAACATCTTCAGCACAAGGAGCCACTTGGCCAACAGGGAAAATGAGCTACGGCAAAGTCAGCAGGTCAAGGATTAACACGCTCTCTCCACCTGTCTCATATAACTCATTTTAATTAGGTTAAATATgcaatagaaaaatgaaaagtgccGAGCGAAGCAAAAGCAAGGGGCAAACTCAAAAAAGATACAAGCCCCCCGCTTCTGACCCTTGTGAACCCACCGAGATTCCGGAAAAGCGTTCGGTGGCTGATGGTccaggtggtggtgggtggtgggtggtgttcaTAACAGGCAAGCAGCTCAATGAGATGCAAAGGACGATAAACAAGTCCGCCAGCAAAGAGGATGCTCCGCTGGCGAAATAGGGTCACGGGTTCTCAACTTGAAGGCGAAGACGCGGCGCTCGGCGGTGAAATGGCCGACGGAAAACGGCATGGCCAAAAGGCGGCCACCAAGTCATATTTTCCTTGGCCCAAATGAAAACGCCAAACAAACACGAGCGTAAGAACCGCAGCCAAGCAAGCTGAAATGAGATTTATGGGGGCTTCCCTTCCAGTCGATGGAGAATGGAGGATGGAGGAGTTCAAAGTGGGATTCGTTTCGGTTTGGGGCTGGATGGGCCACGTACTTGGAGTATTTtgccaaaattaaaatttatgaacaGATAAAAAAGCGTTAATGGCCACTCGCAAAGGTCACGACTGGACGGACATACAGTGGGTCAAGTTGGAAGGAATGTAGGATAATTGGAATTCTACAGCGCTATTTAGccactttttagtttttactGAACGATTCAAAATTATTCTACACTGTGAAGATAGAGGATGATATACTTTTGAGCTTATAATACAAAAGTTTCAACTTTCTTATGTTTTTTTACTTCTATTATGTTTCCTCTTTAAGTTTAGGTACACATATTTATTAAGAACTAATGGaacatacgagtatgtttAATTATTACATCTTCCCATgagttttatacaaaaaagtattatttttataatatttttttccattattattttgtagttATATTACCACAGTGCCAGTTTGGTGTCAGGGTGTTAGAATTTTCCCCGGGAGTGGCAGACGTAGCAGAGTGGACTCCGCACGCgaagtggatgtggctgcgaggaaaCCACAGCGAGGCAACGACAGCGGCCAGCCATAAATGTTGCATTTTTATCGCACGGTCTTATAGAATTCTAGGTATGTACGATGGTCTGCCATGGTCCAGATGGGCGCCAAAGTGCTACGCCCCCCACATTTTGAGGGGAGTGGGGGGGTTGGGCATTATAAGGTGTAGGCACTTTGCCAGAAGCCACGTGTTGACTTAGTGTGGCGCCACCTGGGGAGAGGTTGCGGCAGCTCAGCCATAAGTTATCAGGGTCAAAGTGCATGGGTGGTCGCAAAGTAAGACAATAAGAAACATGTAGTACTTAGGTTATACTCCGCCTAATTCTGGCCTTGCACACGTGTGCGGTATTTCGTATTAATTATAGAGCTTGAGATTCTAGATTCTAGATTCTTAGATTCTTGTATAAATGGGAACATAGAATTCCtttgttaaataaatggaaGACTCTTTTTAGAGAAGTGCTGCTAGTGAACCATCTCCTATACCATCTAGAATAACGTGCTAGACATGAGTGAAGTTTCCATTTGGGATATTATACACTGGCAGTGTGCCTCCATAATTCAAGACCGAGGGACACATGTCTAACTGCCGTGCACACGAGCGATTGTTCGTCCTGCAAATGGGGAAGCGGAATGGGGATGAggttggggatggggatggcgatgggggtggtggtgctcAAGGCTCCAAAGTCGCAGCTCTCGCTCTTGAAACAATGTCGACTCGTTGACAAGCTCCTCAAGTGCACCTTCGCACACTCCCCAGATGCTTTGTGCCAGGGCCATGGCATCCTCCATCCAACTCAACGATGCTAATGGCATTCgccagttgttgctgctgctgttgctggcattactgatgttgctgctgctgctgctgctttaaGTGCAGCTGCTATTGCTGgtgctgcactggaaaaaaatgttGGTAAAAGTAGAAAAAGAACAGACTACGCTTTCCAAATAAGTGATTTGGCAGTACTTCTTTGCCTTAAAGGTCTTATTCTCAAGTCTGTTCTGAACAAACTAAACTATATTCTATAAGAAGTAATTAGTTTccaattgttttttaatattttaattatttaactatttatttacaaattatacaaTCTACTGCCATGTAACTGCTTAGATTTAAAGCTTTAAAGGAGAAGCGAAAATGTATGCCCAGAAATTTAAGCACGTTTCTATGGGGACTTTGTATTTGGAGACTTTTGGGACAATGCTAAGGCTGTGAGTGTCCTTTCGCAACCGATTTTTCCTTATCCCCGGTCACGCGCTGCTGGATGAAGGGCCCGAGAGGAGCACCATGGGCAGTGGAGGAGGCAGTGGCTTCCAGCCACTTTGGCCAGATGCAAATGCGCGTGAGTGGCGCCTGGGTCAACTTTTCCATGGGTTGATGGGGTTGCCTGAATGAGATGGGTCTTCGTTGGATTCTCGGGGCGGTCGTGTTGTTGGCGGCGTTTAACGACCTTTTAAATGTGCGTCTAATTATGTTTACGTGCTGCCCCGTGCGACACCGAAAAAGCCCGAGAATGGATGGCTAAATTGCCAAGGCGAATGGCTGAAATGGGTTAGCCGGCTTTGGGTATGGTTACATGGGCGTGGGCGGGTTTACTTGGCACAAATCCATTTGCTCACAACTTGTTAATAATGCGCGTTTACGGTCACTCGGCCCCACGTGACCTATCCTCGGCGAAAGTATTGTTTAAATTCGTAATTGGATGTGTACCCAAGTGGgcagaaatattatattacctTTACGGCCAGAAATCTTAACGGTCTTAAAATTCAGGGTCCCCAGCAACTAGAAGAACCCAAAACACTTTCTTTAATGCCGAGAGTttacttataatttattaattgttgttttttaattgctctGCGCTCATAACTTTTTCAAATcgccttttctttttaatgcaaattacaaGAAAAGGGGATTTCTTTACTCTTAATAACATCATTCGAATAACTAATTATTTTGACTTAGCAAGTGGGTACAATGTCTCACTATTATTCACTGTGATTCAATTCATTAAGTTTAAGTGAGTGAAAGTCTTGCTTAGACGGGAATTTCCTTCAAGAAATGCTCTTTCCGGTAGAGCAATTTTCATTGAAGATACTCGTAGAAGCAATAAAGCAATTCCACCTGCTCCTTCAGAGAATGGAGACTTAAATTTCCCAGGGACCCGCCTTCGTTCTTGTCCAATGAACTAAACAAAACGCTATTAAATTACGCTGGGGGTCGCAAAAGTCCTTCACGATTCGCCGTATCCTTCCAGCCACCTGGCCTCTCACCTTCGCCCTGCTGAGTGGAGCACGGACTGACCTTTGACCTTCGCAGCAGCTGCCCCGAAGGGGGGATATTAATTTCTTACCTTTAAAAGCGACCCTGCCAGCACTCGGGGGCTTACTCGATACGGGGatgcttttaaaataattatttcccATATTGCCATATGCCATGTTGTGTAAATTAATAATCTGCATATtggggggtttttgggggtcCTCGGGTCCTTTTTGCAATGTTATGAGTACAGGTACATAAAGGAGAGCTCGCttgaataattcataaattGAGGGCGGCCTGGGCGTAATATCGCTTTTTAATAACCAGCGAATTGGGCACCGACGAGCCACCGATAAAATCGAATCCTTCCCTTATGCCTGCGCCGAAAAGCATTTATCTTGTGCAGTGTCCTTGCCACCGGGAGGCGCCTCCCACCCCCTTTTTAATGGGTCTTTCGACGAATATTCAAGCATGAGTTGTTGGTTTGGCAATATGGGAGTGAAACGATTTCAGGAGCGTTTATTGCATCGCCCAACAGCgcaacaaaatgttttattcGCCAGACAATAAACCATAAATGCAAACATGAAGCAGAATACGGCGAATCTGTGCCGACATAAAGTGTAAAAAGCTGGAAGGATACTGCCAGGatatatatatcatttcaTTCGTTCTCTCCGCGGGTAATTAGAGATACACAGCTAATGGAGCGCATTAACTTTATTGGCTCGTCTCATTCAGGTTTTCTTCGGATTCCACACAAAGTTGAATGCAAATGACGAaacattttcttgtttatgtGCGTAATTAACACAACGATTCGCTGGAAgctaatttgaatttcacaaGCATGTTTTGCGAATTAAATGTGCTTGTTAGCCATCTTATGCGATTATAAACTTAAAGCCAGATGCTTAGAGTCCGCaagcaaaaatataatatattcaattATGGAATAAATAAAGCATCACTTAAAGGCACTAAATGTTCGCAAGTCGAAGTCCTTTCACCTTTTACTTCTTGACTAACAGTTCCTGGAATTAATATTTCTAGTCTAAAATGCGAGCTTCTTTTTCGTAATAATACCATCAAACAGCAATCCGGATTGGCAGTCCCCAAAGTAAGAGCAGTGCTCTAATGAGGGAAACTCATTTGGGTAAAAGCACAAAGCAAAGCATTCCGCCCATTAAGAggcataataataaatacttatcACCGAAGGAGTCCAGCGGGGGGAGTGGAAATGGGGGGGAAAAACGCAGCGAACATATTGTCGCCGCAGCACCGTCCACAAGCCACCAAAACCACCCACTTTCACCCACTTTCACCCACATTTCTCACTTTTCTCCGCACGGAGCACAGATGTGTGGCAGCAAATGCCGTAAAACAAATGTAAAGTGAAATTGCTCTCGCTGTTGGCAGCAAAcagcggccacgcccacaccgacCTGTTCGCACGACGCCCACAACAaagaatgaatgaatgaatttcTGGCAGTGTcgccgtgtgtgtgtttatacAGAGAGAGAAATTAGCAAactatatataatttatttaatatttcaatgaaTTTTGGGAAACCACATAGGTACATAGATTTGCGTACACTATTTcttagatttatttatttaggtaTCCTGCGATTTTGTCAAGTGTAATccctgcatgtgtgtgcgtgtcgaCAGACGGATGCGGAAACGGATGTGAAAAGTGCAGTCATAAATGTGCCGCCGCCCTTTCCCTAAGATGTTAATAATTGTCGACCAAAGGCGCTGTGGTGTTTGTTGGTGGCTGGTTGGTTCGTTGCTAAGAAACATATTCGGGGTATCATTTTGGCCCTCTAAAGCTGCCATGCCAACGAGCCGGAgatgaaattttcaaattttcaaattttgcgTATTTTCTCTTTCGCTTTATGGCATTTCTCCTGGCTGCGCGGCTTCCCAGGGGCATGGCTTTGTAATTATGACAAATGCCAAAGTAcggcgtgagtgtgtgtgcgagcacATATTTGACTCAGTGTGTGTGGGTCGCGGgatttctgattttttgcattgcttgttgctcttgctgttgctACGAGGGATCTGCGCTAAGCTCCAcagtaaacataaaaaatccCCAGGAAATCCGCATCCACGTAAACTACTAAATCAAAGTGCAGACTCGCCTGGGTGGTAAAAAGTAATTTGAAAAGGAATTGTTATGTATGAATTTGGGATTCAACTGGACTGCAAAACATTTGCTCTTTCCCTCTTATGCAATTTGAAATCCTTTGCTCAATTGCTTTGCTTGCTCATGTACTTTTAATTGAACAATTCTGTTAGGTAATTCTGGGTCTTTACAAACTTTCACAAGTAAGtggtaatttaaatgaaatattatacTTCCGATTTGGTTTCCTGTTGCTATTTTTACTGTTTAATGTTCATGCAAAGTCAAGACTTACGGTATCCGACGGCCTGTCAATTACATTCGTTTCTATAAAGACACGCCATTCGGATGTTGATGGCCGGATATCAATTTTCCGGATTCTATCGAATGGATCTATGAATTTTGCATCTGGCTGCTTACTGTTTCTGACTTGGCTGCAATGAAACTTTGCACTCAGCCGTAATAAATTTGCCGTGTCTGGATGCCTTTGCGTCGGATGGAGAACTTGTTCACAgttcaatattttccaattacaTGCACGTATCCCTTGGCACTTGGCCCAGTGTACCAGTAACTTCCCCTCTTTCCCTTTacccaccccctccccctccccctccatGGAAAAACACTCTGGTGCGAGTGTGCGAATGCTCGGCATTGAAATAcgaactttaaattgaatttttgcggTTTGTCATTGTTCACATCCGGATTCTGTGTACGGGCACAATCGCTGCCTGGCATCGACCCACATATGAACAGCAATAGGGatgtgatgatgatggtggtgatcGTGAAACAAAGATCTGAAAATCTTAGCTGCGtctaaaagtaggcaacgtTTTTTCTGTATGTACCGAATACTCTTAGATtcgttttgtaaattttttaacatttcacGGTTTTTTGAGTGAATTAGTAAAAGgattttacaataaatatgtattttccaAAATTATTTGTGATCTATTATCTAGAAATCTTACTAACTATAAGAAGCAATCATCTTTCAAGTGCAATTTAAGCTCGCAAAAATTCCTATATATCGTTAACTGGCCATCACTATTTTCCGGTCACTTTTGTTCGTTAAAATGCGTTTCTAATTCGATTTGCTGTCAACGCGGTGGCCAAACAAGGGAAAAAAGGATTCCGTCCATGCCAGTTGCATTTTCAGCGGACAAGTATCGTGTGGGCGTGTCATGTTTGCTTTGCCGCCCCCGCGCCGCCGATGACAAACTTTTTGCGGTTTGGAAAATTATTTTGCTGTAAGTGATATCTTTTAATTTGCGGAAATTGCACCACAAACTGTTGCCGCTGTCACATGGGACTGCACTCTTTAAAAGCCATCGACAGTGCCATTGCCGTTGGAATATGTTTGCATTAAGCGGATTGCGAGCGCGAATCGAATAATGAATGGGTCCTGGTGGTCCTCGTGGTCCTAGCCCCCTGGTTTAGTCATGTAATGCGATTGCCGCCATGCAAGCgaaacaatagaaatttaattagaatttcGGGTTACACAATAATCCCAACGATTTATGGATTACACGTCTCgctgtaaaatattaaatattgtgcaaattattatataacGTATAATGCTCTTCTACACTTTTCGCCAAGTAGCCTAATTGAAACGGATTAGTGTAAAATTTCTACAAGAGTTTTCAACTCccaactttaaattgaataatcgAGCTGAAGCTCTAGTTGCTATTGTCAGTTGGCAAGCATTTACCAAGTGCTCAGCACCCACTCACATTATGCTTCGTTTATATCAGCCATCGTTCGGCtgacgcggcgtatgcgtaatttttGCAGTCATCTCGGCTGTTTACAGAGCAATTTGCATGCTGAGGCAACATTTTCAGCCGCAGGCCAAGCATTTATACAACGAGGTTACCACATTAACGTCTTCACAGCCGCGGCGTACGACTTTAATATGTGCAATTTAGGCACTCACAATTATAGTCAAATGAATAAGCtcgatatatatttttatctatGGGATTTTCACTCACTTTTTCTTACTTGCAAAACCCACTTAAAAGTACTTTAAATCTTTGCTGAAAAACTTTTAAGTCGTTTAAATTTATTCTTAATCACAGCATGCTTTTCGTATTATGAAAATAGCTAGACAGCTTTTTAATCACATGAtcattgtttgttgtttttcaatttaagcCTGAGCTAAGCCTATTTGCTGCGGAatttcacatttaattatttccctATCTTATATAACACTTCCTTTAGAGGTTT
This genomic interval from Drosophila teissieri strain GT53w chromosome 3L, Prin_Dtei_1.1, whole genome shotgun sequence contains the following:
- the LOC122618376 gene encoding peritrophin-44; translation: MRVSQCGFHLGVIFALLVGITGFSMEDKCKLWAGTGYIGDPSDCQAWGFCQDNKLIERRSCTEGLLYNFRDGTCTKASAAICQPQISEICACLQPWNYVANPVDCRRFVKCEDFEYPTWEDCGVGQVFSNQQQTCLEEVAGCPQDNICSHMKDGSFVGDPNSCHSYFKCHNGFGIQLNCSVGRYFNRKSGNCQSWVPHYCSKEDEILLTPPATNYHICSTYYPRDRDGVQRLPDLMTCHGYYACTSQFDVGQWSSCPWGQNFEWWSQRCGSPKDNSCSYDRCGNRNQSMVTTINTGCREFTICQDGSSNSSQMCPQDYPYFNEILQQCTDEFPNHRVCYMDG